The Bacteroidota bacterium sequence CTTTTTTATTTAGCAGCAATAGCCTCAATCTCAACCATCACCCCCTTGGGTAATTCCACTACCTGAAAAGCTGCACGGGCCGGAGCATCTTCCTTAAAAAAAGTAGCATATACCTCATTCATTGCCCCGAAATTTTTCATATCACTAAGCAAACAGGTGGTCTTTACCACATCACTCATGGAATAACCTGCAGATTGAAGAATAGCTTCAATATTTTCCAATACCTGCTTTGTCTGTTCTGCTACACCCCCCGGGACAATATTCCCTGATGCAGGATCAACAGGAATTTGTCCGGACACAAAGACAAATCCATTAGCCTCCACAGCCTGACTATAAGGCCCAATTGCCTTAGGCGCATTATCTGTATGAATTATTTTTTTCATTATTTATTTTGAATTAAAATCAATGTTTATTCTTTTATAACCTTTTTGATCACCAGCCCATCCTTATTTATCAAACGAAGATAATAAATTCCAACGGCAAAAGAAGACATATCCAGAAGCTGACCGCCATTTTGAATTTTCTTATTGAACAACAAACGGCCATGAATATCTATCAATTCTGCAATCCAATCCTGATATTTCCCTGCAGGGAAATTGACATATAAAATATTACTGACCGGATTCGGATACACAAGAATATCTTCCTTTTTATCCAAGGTATTTACTGCTGTATTCAATTTAATGACTACAGATTTACTGACCTTGCAGCAAGAGGCATCAGTCACTTGTACCGAATAAGTTCCTTCAGCAGTAACCTGATAAGTTTCATTTGCCGAACTATCCTGCCATAGATAGGTTGAAAAACCAGCCCCTGCATCAAGAACATGGGGGAAAGAAGTCTTAATCGTATCATTTACTTCCCCTGTAAAAACGATTGGAGGAATCGCCTTATATGAAGAAACAGTTTTTTCAAGTGTATCATTTTGAAGGCGCAAATCCGGAATTCCAATCAGAGAAGTAATTATCTTAAAATGATAATCACCTATTGAATTCAGGTTGATTGTTTTTGGAAAATCTACCGTTATACTGTCCTTTGAAGGCTGAAGATCTGTAAGAATCGCAATAGTATCAAGGACCGGTGCCTGATCATTTAAAATATATGACACCAAAATTTTGTTTTTAGTTCCTTTGGCTATTGCTATATTGCTATGATTTAAAATCTTAACCTTAACATTCTCATTGGTACTTTTTCCACACCCAGAAACGGGGCTTACCAGTCTGGCCGGGGTGAAATCGTAAAGTTTTAAAATAACCAACACGCTGTCAGATGCCTGACATTCAGCCGAATTCCAAACCTTAACTTTATATTGATTTACACCGGAAACAGAATCTGCATAGATGGTATAATTCTGTGAAGTAGTTCCATCCTGCCACAGATAATGTTGAAAACCATCGCCAGGCTTAAGGACACAAACCACGCCGGTGGTATCCTTGTCCGGTCCCAGGTCAATCTTTGGAATGCCCCAAGTATTGACTACTTCGGCAATGCTGTCATTCTTTATGTTTAAATCGGTTTTCAACAGGGTATATGCCTTAATTTGATAACCGCCGCTTTGCGAGAAATCTTCAGATTTCTTAAAAGAAAAATAAGTAGAGTCTGAGGGTTTTAAATCATTTTGCAAAATTGCCGTATCACCAATAATGGCTGAAGTACCTGAAGGATATTTAACCTGATAGCCCACAAAAATACTATCATTCTTTTTGATGGTATCATTGCCTAAATTAAAGATTTTCAACTGTATTGAAACAGGGTTTTCATGTGTACAATCAGAAACAGGGTTTACGATGTCCTTTACGCCCACATCCCGGAATTTAAGCCTGACCCGGACAGAATCTATGGCAGAAC is a genomic window containing:
- a CDS encoding RidA family protein; the encoded protein is MKKIIHTDNAPKAIGPYSQAVEANGFVFVSGQIPVDPASGNIVPGGVAEQTKQVLENIEAILQSAGYSMSDVVKTTCLLSDMKNFGAMNEVYATFFKEDAPARAAFQVVELPKGVMVEIEAIAAK